The Amaranthus tricolor cultivar Red isolate AtriRed21 chromosome 14, ASM2621246v1, whole genome shotgun sequence DNA window TCATCTGTGGTCAAGATGACCACAATTAGATGTCTTATTGCAGTTGCCACAAGCAAGAAATGATCCTTGAGTCAATTTGATGTCAACAATGCTTTTCTACATGGGGATCTTATGGAAGAAGTGTATATGCTTCCCCCACATTATAaggaaacaaataaagtttgtaaACTAATTAGCTCGGGAATTAATCAACTACAATTACTATCAATCTAAAAATGACTACTCATTATTCATTAAAAAGCAAGGAACATCAATGATCTTCATTGCAGTGTATGTGGATGATATCATTATCACAGGCAATGACCCTGAGCagataacaaaaataaagaatCATTTACATCAGATTTTCAGTATAAAAGATTTAGGAAAGTTGAATTACTTTCTAGGAATAGAGGTTTCCTATACTGATTCTGGAATAGTATTACATCAGAATAAGTTCACTAAGGACTTATCAACACAAAGTGGCTTTAAAATCTTCAAGAGGGTTGTTAACCTGTTCTTAGTAACCTCAAGCTTTCAATCCTAGAAGGAAAACCTTTGGAAGATCCAATACAATATAGAAGTCTGATAGGAAAATTAAATTTCCTAACCAATACCAGACCTGGTCTTTCATTCTCTGTACAAACATTGAGTCAATACATGCAGGATCCCAGGGATTCCCATTGTAAAGCTCTAAGACACACATTAAACCATGTCCATAGCACATGTGGACAAGGTACAGATCAGATTAATTTACAAGCCTTCTCAGATAGTGACTGGGGAGCATGCCTTGACACTAGGAGATCCATAACTGGATACATACTTCTTTTAGGATAGTCACCAATCTCTTAGAAGTCAAAGAAACAAAGCATAGTCTCAAGGTCTAGCTCTAAAGCAGAGTATAGAGCCATGACAGCTGCTGCAACTAAAGTTTCTTGGTTAGTTAGACTACTAACTGAGCTAGGGTTGCATAAACTTAAACCTATTACACTTCACTGTGATAACCAATCTGCTATCTACATAGCAAAGAATCATTTTTTTCATCATAGGACAAAACACATAGAAATTGACTATCACTTTACAAGAGACAAAGTTCTAGAGGGGATGATACAACTATCTTATCTACCTACTAGACATCAGTTGGCTGATGTCTTGACTAAGATACTTCCCTCTTCTCATTTCAATGAGTTATTAGACAAACTAGGCATGACCATAGCCTATCCCAGTTTGAGGGGGGTGTTGAGGATACTAGACAAGGGGACACACATCAAGTAGGATGAGAAGCATGAAGTCCAAGCATACACAACCAGCAAATTGCAAGATCAACTAAAGACATGATGCCCAGAGGCCTTATACTCTTGCTCAACTAAATAGAAGATATCTGAGTAGCTGCCTCAAGATCAAGTAGGATGAGTCATCATCAATTAGGCTTTATCTTTGTTTTAACATGTGTATTAAGTTTGTTACAACTCTAGTTATGTTGTATAGTTAGCTATAACTGAAATTAGTTATAACTAACTCTCTCAGGCTTagctatatatatgtattccCTTGTATAATGTAGCGTAGAATTCACATTCAATAAAAAATCTTTTCTTTCATTCTCTCTTCTGTGCAATTGTTTAAATTTCAACAAAGAGAGAAATCAAAATTCAATATATGGGTAGAATCGACCCAATGAATGGGTAGAACAACTCTTCTGTAGGGAGAAGacaaatatttattctaattatattaaaaatttaaaacggATAAATTTAGAGGCTTATCATCAACCAAAAAGTTGATAATAACCCATACTAACTATGGAGATTAGGGTCTTTTTAGAGAGAAGTTACTTTCGTGAATATTGGTAGAAATTGTTAAAAATTacataatgaaatttttttttttgttaaaaagttacataacaaaattttttggtCAAAAGTTTAAATAAAAACTGTCACTCACTCATTacatttttgtctttttgaataaaaaaattaaagtgtcACTCACTCACTAgtcacaattagaaatatttaacgGGTCAGATCGAACATTTAAAAAAACTGAGCTTTAAAATGGTGAAAAGGGCTGAAAAAATGGGCTGAAAAAAGGGCCAGGCTCAACAGCCCAGCACAAcccatttttccaaaaaaaaaaaaatcgtgaTATCACTGGTTTAACTTCAAGTGGATCATATTTGCATACACGCACAaagaaagtaaaattttaattttcgatGGGCATTAAGTTGTTAATCTATAAAAGAACCCATTTTTAAGGTTTCCTTTTCAGCAGATATTTCAACCAATTTAGAACACAATCTATTTTTAATAGTATCATTATCAGTAtctgaaagcgcaagcctcaaagagatttaacaaagaaaaacaaatgaaaaatataatgcaaaatgaacacaagtgtttatgaggtatcttgaatacctcccactcaaatatagtttattataatgaattcaacaattacaaatataataaacctcccttatcttgagaacaatctctcaagatcacaaatactaaagcaaagtaagaacactctcaagtttctaacaatgcaatagccctctcaacaatatgtgtgtttgtggtgtatgttactatgagtgatgaatcctatttatagctaagatattcatcactcttagtatttcctcataaatcaccataaactcacatgtaacatcctaattaactatgacaataaacattacaataaacaatagagtaatgcacgaaataattgcatagtcacttcgcattctgaccaaaacagaatccaaagtagtctgctgaacttccgctcgacccgagccactacctcgctcggtcgagcgagcttccagagaagctactgacttgttctgcacacattgctcgaccgagccaacaccgctcgaccggtcgagcaacaCTTCACTCGATCGAGCGGTTGGTCAAGCGGTGGGTCGAGCCACTCACTGTTCTGcttctttatttgttgctttgatcaaggaACTCTCATCAagcgttccaaaccttaaaccacccatattcgacacatctttatcgaccttCTCTacagtacaagacaaagcatgttcgattatatgtttaaagttaacgtcatcattaagattattggcacttgctttaacagtATCATATCCATTGTATCTCGCTCATAAAACCATGACAAGGTCTGGGGAGGTAAGGAAGGTGGCAACTTATACCCTATGAAGAATGCGACTAAAGAATTCTTCGATTAAAGAAGGATCTACAAATGAATCCTCAGAAAAAACTTCAATAGtcaaaacatttaaataaataaaatacatataaaaaactaggtaaaaatgaattaaagaaTACTATGTAAAAAGGCAAAGGCAAAAACAAGAACACAACTGGTAATCGAAAAGTATCAACAGTCTAAGACATGATAAATAAGGCGCCGCCAATTACCCCTACCcctattttaataataatatagtcTATTTTCAGCCCAGCCCAATATTTTCGGTCCATTCCTGTCATAAGACTCCGAAAAAATGGGCCTGATAAGGGCCGAAAAAGGGGCCTGGCCCCTCGAACACCCACGGACCCACTCACTAGTCATTACTCACTCAGCTTCTGAAGCTTGTGTTGTGTTGGCTTCTTTCCTGGTCCCAAACTTGCTTTTACCACCTTTGTCAATTACCATGCACAATACTTAATGCCTTTTGCTTTCATATTTCCAAATAAAGATGAAAGATCTTATTTTTggatttcaaacaaaaaatggGTTTGAAAGGGAAAACCATTTCCCTAATTActactaaaatttataaatttatttggtTGTGGAATTTAATTTTGTTGGTGCTTAACTTTAGTAGGTAGGCTGGGCGAGTAGTGAAGTTAATAAATACTACTTCATAATTTTGTAGTTTTGTTTCCCAATTAGGTAACGGTGAAAAAGTTAAAGTATATTGTAATAGATTGATAggtgttcaaaaaatataacgatttgatatttactcaattAAATAATCGAATTCGAGTTGAATCGACTTAAAaatgattttacaattatataaaaatcaatgtggatgCAAGATCTAATTGTGAACCAACCCGATGACTCGATTATACACCtctttataaatttatataacaAAAGATGTGTTGGATTGGTGTAGCAGTTAAAGATGCTAGTAGTGGTTCGATGAGGTTAAAtactactttttaaaaaatgtcaTTCCTAAGCAATGTAGACGTTTAAATAGCATTTAGTAATGTTTCAATGTAAATATAGTTGTTTTCAGACCATTACAACTTATAGtgtttcaaattaaaaatagtggtttaatattttcattatatttttctcaacAAATTATAATACAATTTACAACTATTTTCAAAACTGTTAATTTTAccgaataaaattaatttacataGATAATTAACCAGCTAAGTATCTAATGgctaaaattatataattaccACATGCTACCCACAACTACAATTACATAGACAACAAACAACTACCCGCACAACTAGCTATATAACGTCGGACAAAATCCATAATAGCTCTTTTCTAAATGTACTTAAACATGTCAATTTTAACCCTTGACTTGTTAGATGGATCGAAAATCAGTCAAACCGATAGAACTCAACTCAAAATGGCCCATTTTAAAGTTAATCGGACCCAAAATTCCTTCATCTAACCATTTTCAAAGGTCTCAAATGAATTATCCAAACTTTACcgacaataatttataataataataagaaataataattaatgtctTACAAatgcaacaataataataaacataatactaCTAATACGGAGTACATGATATTGCATGTACTAGCTAGATTCAtgcaataattaattttatttttcaagacTCACAATAGAAGTAGTGTCCAGCAAATGTGGAGATCCTATTCAACAAGGCCTGGTGCAGAAGCATCTTCTGCGAAAGCCCTTGCAATCTCCTTCAGGAAATCCTTCAGTTTTGCAAACATTTGCGCAATTCCTGTTGCTAAAACATGCTCCCTTGAACGCATGACTTGCTGTTCCACATGTTCTTGCTTCTCCCACTTTTGGTCCAATTTCTTCTCCATCCACAGTAACAAAACTCATTAACTCATAATAAAAAGTACAAGTACTAATTAACTTTACTATATAGGTAAAGTCAACTCGATCAAAAGcttaaattgataaattatgCTACTGGTATATTTTATGTACACTATTTCACTAAGATGCGCTCTCATGTGACATCCTTTTAGGCTAGGTATGTGGATACATATAACAAAATTCCTATTTGacttaaaatattctattttaaatgaaaaatggttaaaattcaaatttataacCCTCTTATTATGCTAAGTTCTAATGCCATATAAATAgaccaattcaactaaaaatttaagctcATAATTAAATACTCAATATCATAGTGCTCAAAGCAAGTAAAGGTTAGGGATCTTTATCAATTGTATTAGCTAACAGTAGCTTAAAAGGCTTAAATCAGTCAGTAGATTAAATCAATATATAAACGTTAGCTTCATGTTGTATTATCAGTAGCATTATGAACTCAGCACATGAAATTAATAGCTAACAGTAGCTTAAATTAAGCATCTGAACTAACAATAGCATTTACTACACTTCATCTGAAATCAAAAACACATTAGCATGCTAAACTAACAACAACAGCATTTTGATGTTCATCTGAAATTAAACTAACAGTAGCACTAAGTCGCACTTCAAAAAAAGGTGGGTATTTGGTATGAGGGAGTTAATGAAAATCAGATGAAAGTGAAAAAGGTTTTGATAGGAGGGAGTAAATGTAAATTAGTAGAAGTAAAaaggtaagaaaaaaaaaattatttagaattattcatgattaattattaattggaattattataggaaaatcaaagaaagatCTTATATTCTgggtaattttttcaaataaatatatatagactTAAGTACTAGTGCGGATATAATATTAGAAGTTTATTTTAACCAGCTCTTTCTTTTTTATGAGAGCATTTTATTAAgctgtgacaattcgtcacataattttcaccgtggcccactcgtgtggacacgggagaCCCATGAGCTTGAGCCTACAAATTCACGAGTccagagcgttgacttgcacatacacttggtgaggttcattatttcccaaaaccatatggttgtaggaagattagctcacccactatatatgcaagtcaacaacccactattttatcgacgTGGGATCTTATCTCACAGTCACatatgaagtatttccaacacatTTCTTCGTGACACAAGTTCATAAATTCCGCTTATAAAAGGCTcattatactaaaaattattattattaggttgtTTAATCCAAGTATGAGGcacgtctcacagtgagaccgtcttataaaaaaatttgtgtattaattaAGTTTCCTAATCACCCATGATAAATTGATAAtacaaatgaaatacttcctccatttctttttgtttatcccatttactttttacatagttttcaaagtaaattttaagccttaatatctctaaatacacaaaataaaaaattattaaaaatacatgataaaaaagtatatattatctcacgtgaatatattttattttttaaatatgtgttcaaaatattaattaaatatctcTCTCATTAAGGTGGAatattccaaataaaaaaaatattaaaagatatggagagtattaattaattttttgaaggGCAaaggaaataattaaaaggCTTAAAGATTTAAGCGAAGAAATAGTGTAGACTTTACCTGAGGCTAAGACAAGTATGAGCATGagaaaaaagaatgaaaaaggccTCATTATTGGATAGTTGTTTGGAAagatagttaaaaaaaaaacttgtactACTTTGGTTATATTGCTCAAGGCAGCTCAATGCTTACTTATATAGAACTTTATGAACTAGTGGAAACTGGAAattgtttcaaatttaaaaatttaaatttaaatttaaatttgaattttttaattttaaaactagTTACTTAAATTATTCTCATGCTACTCActttatttttaacatattacAATACTAACGACACAAGCAATTAGACATTAATAGGTACTATTAAATT harbors:
- the LOC130800340 gene encoding defensin-like protein, with translation MRPFSFFFLMLILVLASEIGPKVGEARTCGTASHAFKGACFSNRNCANVCKTEGFPEGDCKGFRRRCFCTRPC